A region of Dioscorea cayenensis subsp. rotundata cultivar TDr96_F1 chromosome 5, TDr96_F1_v2_PseudoChromosome.rev07_lg8_w22 25.fasta, whole genome shotgun sequence DNA encodes the following proteins:
- the LOC120261900 gene encoding disease resistance response protein 206-like has protein sequence MKTAKASFILTLLFFFFFFFLFLSSSVESITEKKALHKPCKTLTLYFHDIIYDGTNANNATSAIVAAPAGANRTTLSGLMHFGDVVVFDDPITMDNNLHSPAVGRAQGLYLYDRKDVYTSWFGFSFVFNSTEHKGTLNFIGADPLMEKTREVSVVGGTGDFFMSRGVATLTTDAFEGSVYFRLRVDIKLYECY, from the coding sequence ATGAAAACAGCAAAGGCTTCTTTCATTCtaactcttctcttcttcttcttcttcttcttcctatttTTATCCTCCTCAGTAGAGTCCATTACTGAGAAAAAAGCCCTTCATAAGCCATGCAAAACCCTGACACTCTATTTCCATGACATCATCTATGACGGAACCAATGCCAATAATGCTACTTCAGCCATTGTTGCAGCACCTGCAGGGGCTAACCGGACTACCCTTTCCGGTCTCATGCACTTCGGAGACGTTGTAGTGTTTGATGACCCTATAACCATGGATAACAACCTCCATTCTCCTGCTGTAGGACGTGCTCAAGGGTTATATTTGTATGATAGGAAGGATGTGTACACATCTTGGTTTGGgttctcatttgtttttaacTCCACTGAACATAAGGGTACCCTAAACTTCATCGGTGCGGATCCATTGATGGAGAAGACAAGAGAAGTGTCCGTCGTCGGAGGCACCGGAGACTTCTTCATGAGTAGGGGAGTGGCGACATTAACTACTGATGCGTTTGAGGGGTCTGTGTATTTTAGGCTTCGTGTGGATATCAAGCTCTATGAATGTTACTAG
- the LOC120262207 gene encoding rRNA-processing protein FCF1 homolog, which translates to MGKAKKGPKFANMKRIISSKTIKKYKEEVLNPNKKDLEKEKLPRNVPAISSALFFKYNTALGPPYRVIVDTNFINFSIQNKLDLEKGMMDCLYAKCTPCITDCVMAELEKLGQKYRVALRIAKDPRFERLPCIHKGTYADDCIVDRVTQHKCYIVATCDRDLKRRIRKIPGVPIMYITRHRYSIERLPEATMGGAPRI; encoded by the exons ATGGGGAAGGCAAAGAAAGGCCCCAAATTCGCAAACATGAAGAGGATCATCAGCTCCAAAACCATTAAGAA ATACAAAGAGGAGGTTTTGAACCCTAATAAGAAGGATCTTGAAAAGGAGAAGCTTCCCCGCAACGT GCCGGCAATTTCTTCGGCATTGTTTTTCAAGTATAACACTGCACTGGGGCCACCATATCGGGTGATCGTAGATACCAACTTCATCAATTTCTCCATCCAGAACAAG CTTGATTTGGAAAAAGGAATGATGGACTGCCTTTATGCAAAAT GCACTCCTTGTATTACTGACTGTGTCATGGCTGAGCTTGAAAAATTGGGACAGAAGTATCGCGTGGCTTTAAG GATTGCCAAGGATCCTCGGTTTGAAAGGCTACCATGCATACATAAGGGAACATATGCTGATGATTGCATTGTTGATAGGGTCACTCAG CACAAGTGCTACATTGTTGCAACATGTGATAGAGATCTGAAGAGAAGAATACGCAAG ATCCCTGGTGTGCCTATTATGTATATAACACGACATAGGTATTCCATTGAGCGTCTACCTGAAGCAACTATGGGCGGAG CGCCGAGGATCTAG
- the LOC120261811 gene encoding mitochondrial import receptor subunit TOM9-2, whose protein sequence is MSAWKHGSDGQGILSRVSSSIANSPVVYRSKKAAGEAATVGKKLLWSTGRAAWIAGTTFLVLIVPLIIEMDREQQLNELELQQASILGTPPPK, encoded by the coding sequence ATGTCTGCTTGGAAGCACGGCAGCGACGGCCAGGGAATCCTCTCTCGGGTCTCTAGCTCGATTGCGAACTCGCCGGTGGTGTACCGCAGCAAGAAGGCGGCAGGGGAAGCGGCGACGGTGGGGAAGAAGCTTCTCTGGAGCACGGGCCGCGCTGCGTGGATCGCTGGCACGACTTTCCTAGTCCTCATCGTTCCGCTCATCATCGAGATGGATCGCGAGCAACAGCTGAACGAGCTCGAGCTCCAACAGGCCAGCATCCTTGGCACCCCGCCACCCAAGTGA